A window from Triticum aestivum cultivar Chinese Spring chromosome 6D, IWGSC CS RefSeq v2.1, whole genome shotgun sequence encodes these proteins:
- the LOC123141049 gene encoding uncharacterized protein yields MVDKNQWPKSDHGFFMFPPLLKSTTGRHKTERYKGCSEKKRKSGQHLCPICKYYGHHWHKCKKGNPDDIAAILAVRGPPKKSAKTTKASIVPCEDDAPAASMCFPPSQSLQPTTTKKRKHDNSITGASKSQMLEKTIKEKGKGSKSGSRVAKR; encoded by the exons ATGGTTGACAAGAACCAATGGCCTAAATCTGACCATGGATTCTTCATGTTTCCACCACTACTAAAATCCACGACGGGTAGGCATAAAACTGAGAGGTATAAAGGCTGCagtgagaagaaaagaaaaagcgGCCAACACTTATGCCCTATTTGTAAGTATTATGGGCATCATTGGCATAAATGCAAGAAGGGTAACCCAGATGACATTGCTGCTATTTTAGCTGTGAG AGGACCACCAAAGAAGAGCGCAAAGACCACCAAAGCATCAATTGTGCCTTGCGAGGATGATGCTCCAGCAGCCTCTATGTGCTTTCCGCCAAG CCAAAGCTTGCAACCTACAACTACGAAAAAGAGAAAACATGATAACTCAATTACTGGAGCATCAAAAAG CCAAATGTTGGAGAAAACAATTAAGGAAAAAGGGAAAGGGAGTAAATCTGGATCCAGAGTAGCAAAAAGGTAA